The sequence TGCATTGATATTGCTTTTGTCAGGCATCAATTTAATTAATCTTAAAACAGCACAGGCATCGCAAAGGGCAAAAGAAGTGGGTGTGAGAAAAGTTGTTGGAAGTACTAAATCAAAGTTGATTCTTCAGTTTTTGCTGGAAACTTTTATCATCTGTTTTACAGCGTACATTTTGGCTTTTGCAATGGTAGAGCTTTTGCTTCCTTCATACAACAAGTTTTTAGGGAAAGAAATAAAGCTGAATGACACCAATCTATTCATCTACAGCGGCTTACTTTTAATCGTCTTTTCATTAATTTCAGGATTAATTCCGGCATTATATCTTTCAAATTTTAAACCGATTAATACGCTGAAAGGAAATTTTTCGAGAAGTAGAAACCGTGTTTGGCTGCGTAATTCTATTCTGACTTTGCAACTCATAATCTCTTCATTTTTTATTATTTGCTCTTTGATCATTCATTCTCAGGTAAAATATATGATGAATAAAGACCTAGGTTTTAAAGGAAATCAGGTTGTGAACATTCAGTTTAATAAAACAGATTGGGAGAATGATTATAATTTTAAAAAGTATGTACGTCTGAAAAACGAAGTATTAAAAATTCCGGGTGTAGAAGACGTTACTGGTTCGGTAAACTCTATCGGATTAGGAATGGCAAATGCATCACTTGTGAAAAATGCTTTAGATACTACAAAAACAGTGGAGAATGTTCTTGTAGGAGCTATTGATCACAATTATTTTAAATTCTATAAGATGAAATTTGCTTCAGGAAGAGATATAGATCTTCGCTATGCTTCTGATACGATTTCCGGAACCGTTGCCAACGAATCATTTATCAAAAAAATGGGTTGGAATAAAGATCAGGCTCTCGGAAAAGAAGTTTTTCCGGGTTGGGAACAGAAAAAGAAATATAAGATTATCGGTGTTTTGAAAGACTTTCATATCAACGGTGTTGATAAACTTGTAGAACCCATGCTGTTTTTTAATTATGATAGAAATTGGGCAAAAAATAATATGGGAAATCTTCAGATCAAACTTTCGGGAGATGATATTAACGGAACGTTAGAGCAGATCAAAGAATTCTGGCTCACAAAAGCTGAACCGGGCTACCCTATCAATTATGAATTTGTAGATAAACAATTTGCCAAAACTTTCGAAAAATTTCAAAAACAACAGACTCTTTTTACAATACTAAATGTTGTTGTGCTTGTTATCGCATTGTTAGGATTATTCGCACTTTCATCATTATTAATTGAACAAAAATTAAAAGACGTGGCCATCAAAAAAACCTTAGGTGCAGACGAAAAAACAATTATCTGGGATTTAACGAAAAGATTTTTACTGATTTGTGTAATTGCTGTTTTAATAAGCATTCCGTTTGGATATTATGCAATGAATGAATGGCTGAAAGATTTCTCTTACCGAATTGATATGCCGGTTTGGCCTTATGTCTTAAGCATGATTTCACTTCTCCTGTTGACGTTTATTGTCGTTAGTTTTAAAGCTTATCGAGCCACAAAAATAAATCTTGTAAAACATTTGAAATACGAATAACCACGAATCATATTCCCCTCATTTGGAAGGGTGGCGAAAATTCGAAAGAATTTTTGACGGGGTGGTTTACACGGTTATCAAATAATTCAAAAAAAAATGAAAAAACTATTCTTCATACTAATAATCAATCTCTTTCCCGCTCAGCAAAGTTGGACGCTTCAAGAAAGCTTGGATTATGCGGCTAAAAATCATCCACTGATTAAGCAGGCTACTGTAAATATTCAAAAAATGAACGTCAGATTTCTGCCGCAAAAGGAATGCTGCTGCCGTCAATAGAAGCGGGACTTAATCATAATTATAATTTCGGATTAGGTATTAATCAAAATAATAACCAAAGAGAAGCGATTAACACCCAATATGACAATGTGTACGTACAAGCCAACTGGGAATTGTTGAACTGGCGAAATTACCTCAATATTTCATTGTCTAAAATCAATAAAGAGAGCTCAATCTATAAAATGAAACAGGCTCAGAATGAAGTAAAACTGAATGTCATTCAAATGTTTTTCAGTTATCAAAACA comes from Chryseobacterium sp. 3008163 and encodes:
- a CDS encoding ABC transporter permease, yielding MLKNWLKIALINYRKNWLSTIINILGLSVGLCVFLLIFIHWQDEKSYEDWIPNKDNIYLVENGNSSFGTMVVSSYPELTVSKEKFSEIEDFAIANSWNGYKVRLMYGNKSAYTTNARATDSYFDFFPMERVAGSFKNAISDDSKIAISEETAKVLFGDEYKDCIGKTLKLDDSENKSYVVTAVYKIPTGNTVFRPGFIMRHPNIDKQNLEWTNYSYVGYFKIKPGTDIAALEKKLSDQQSQQEKISSEKWGEKYDKKNSPKVYLTPISKMKLDAKSEGIDKGDKKSIIILLGLSALILLLSGINLINLKTAQASQRAKEVGVRKVVGSTKSKLILQFLLETFIICFTAYILAFAMVELLLPSYNKFLGKEIKLNDTNLFIYSGLLLIVFSLISGLIPALYLSNFKPINTLKGNFSRSRNRVWLRNSILTLQLIISSFFIICSLIIHSQVKYMMNKDLGFKGNQVVNIQFNKTDWENDYNFKKYVRLKNEVLKIPGVEDVTGSVNSIGLGMANASLVKNALDTTKTVENVLVGAIDHNYFKFYKMKFASGRDIDLRYASDTISGTVANESFIKKMGWNKDQALGKEVFPGWEQKKKYKIIGVLKDFHINGVDKLVEPMLFFNYDRNWAKNNMGNLQIKLSGDDINGTLEQIKEFWLTKAEPGYPINYEFVDKQFAKTFEKFQKQQTLFTILNVVVLVIALLGLFALSSLLIEQKLKDVAIKKTLGADEKTIIWDLTKRFLLICVIAVLISIPFGYYAMNEWLKDFSYRIDMPVWPYVLSMISLLLLTFIVVSFKAYRATKINLVKHLKYE